A genomic region of Colletes latitarsis isolate SP2378_abdomen chromosome 7, iyColLati1, whole genome shotgun sequence contains the following coding sequences:
- the Msi gene encoding RNA-binding protein musashi isoform X4, translating into MEAANGAIEHDFHNALVPINGSHSGSSGRSTPNGGDPAPGKLFVGGLSWQTNSEKLREYFGMFGTVTDVLIMKDPVTQRSRGFGFITFAEPGSVDKVLKCPIHTLDGKKIDPKHATPKNRAKQANRTKKIFVGGVSQDTSSDEVKAYFNQFGKVEETVMLMDQQTKRHRGFGFVTFENEDVVDRVCEIHFHTIKNKKVECKKAQPKEAVQPGALALGKRVVLGALGVRLAPQPPLPVAAASQIVAAQAQAQVQAAAAAAAAAQVQNAVAGYGKLFASSYPALSAYRYAPYPIPAAAVAAAAAAAAPAPAPAPPSAAAAAAAAAAATPAAAAAAAAAPANPYQGYSLTNVDMSSFQGVDWSSMYGMGMYV; encoded by the exons ATGGAAGCGGCGAACGGTGCGATCGAGCACGATTTTCACAATGCCCTGGTACCTATAAACGGTAGCCATTCCGGCAGTTCCGGTCGAAGTACACCAAACGGAGGCGACCCGGCACCGGGTAAGCTGTTCGTCGGTGGCTTGTCCTGGCAGACCAACAGCGAGAAGCTCAGGGAGTACTTTGGCATGTTTGGCACCGTCACCGACGTCCTCATCATGAAGGATCCGGTTACACAG CGTAGTCGTGGATTCGGCTTCATCACGTTCGCCGAGCCGGGTAGCGTGGACAAGGTGCTGAAGTGTCCAATCCACACGTTGGATGGTAAGAAGATCGACCCGAAACACGCAACGCCGAAGAACCGCGCGAAACAGGCGAATCGCACCAAGAAGATCTTCGTCGGTGGCGTCAGTCAGGATACTAGCAGCGACGAGGTGAAGGCCTACTTCAACCAGTTCGGCAAGGTCGAGGAGACCGTGATGCTGATGGACCAACAAACTAAGCGGCACCGTGGCTTTGGGTTCGTCACATTCGAGAACGAGGACGTAGTGGATCGCGTGTGCGAGATTCACTTTCATACGATCAAGAACAAGAAGGTCGAGTGTAAGAAGGCTCAGCCGAAGGAGGCGGTTCAACCTGGCGCGTTGGCTCTCGGGAAGAGAGTGGTGTTGGGCGCTCTTGGGGTTCGATTGGCGCCTCAGCCGCCCCTTCCGGTCGCCGCGGCCTCGCAGATAGTCGCCGCTCAGGCACAAGCTCAAGTACAAGCGGCTGCGGCCGCGGCCGCTGCTGCTCAGGTGCAGAACGCCGTCGCCGGATATGGGAAATTGTTCGCCAGTAGCTATCCGGCGCTATCCGCGTACAGATACGCGCCATACCCGATTCCAGCCGCGGCGGTGGCCGCAGCCGCGGCAGCAGCAGCCCCAGCTCCTGCACCCGCACCACCATCCGCCGCCGCCGCGGCTGCGGCTGCTGCCGCTGCGACGCCTGCTGCTGCTGCCGCGGCTGCCGCTGCACCCGCGAATCCCTATCAAGGTTATTCGCTCACTAACGTCGACATGTCCAGCTTCCAGGGCGTCGACTGGAGTTCTATGTACGGTATGGGCATGTACGTCTAA
- the Msi gene encoding RNA-binding protein musashi isoform X1 → MAAASFPPNFANVGILENCASMEAANGAIEHDFHNALVPINGSHSGSSGRSTPNGGDPAPGKLFVGGLSWQTNSEKLREYFGMFGTVTDVLIMKDPVTQRSRGFGFITFAEPGSVDKVLKCPIHTLDGKKIDPKHATPKNRAKQANRTKKIFVGGVSQDTSSDEVKAYFNQFGKVEETVMLMDQQTKRHRGFGFVTFENEDVVDRVCEIHFHTIKNKKVECKKAQPKEAVQPGALALGKRVVLGALGVRLAPQPPLPVAAASQIVAAQAQAQVQAAAAAAAAAQVQNAVAGYGKLFASSYPALSAYRYAPYPIPAAAVAAAAAAAAPAPAPAPPSAAAAAAAAAAATPAAAAAAAAAPANPYQGYSLTNVDMSSFQGVDWSSMYGMGMYV, encoded by the exons CGCCAGTATGGAAGCGGCGAACGGTGCGATCGAGCACGATTTTCACAATGCCCTGGTACCTATAAACGGTAGCCATTCCGGCAGTTCCGGTCGAAGTACACCAAACGGAGGCGACCCGGCACCGGGTAAGCTGTTCGTCGGTGGCTTGTCCTGGCAGACCAACAGCGAGAAGCTCAGGGAGTACTTTGGCATGTTTGGCACCGTCACCGACGTCCTCATCATGAAGGATCCGGTTACACAG CGTAGTCGTGGATTCGGCTTCATCACGTTCGCCGAGCCGGGTAGCGTGGACAAGGTGCTGAAGTGTCCAATCCACACGTTGGATGGTAAGAAGATCGACCCGAAACACGCAACGCCGAAGAACCGCGCGAAACAGGCGAATCGCACCAAGAAGATCTTCGTCGGTGGCGTCAGTCAGGATACTAGCAGCGACGAGGTGAAGGCCTACTTCAACCAGTTCGGCAAGGTCGAGGAGACCGTGATGCTGATGGACCAACAAACTAAGCGGCACCGTGGCTTTGGGTTCGTCACATTCGAGAACGAGGACGTAGTGGATCGCGTGTGCGAGATTCACTTTCATACGATCAAGAACAAGAAGGTCGAGTGTAAGAAGGCTCAGCCGAAGGAGGCGGTTCAACCTGGCGCGTTGGCTCTCGGGAAGAGAGTGGTGTTGGGCGCTCTTGGGGTTCGATTGGCGCCTCAGCCGCCCCTTCCGGTCGCCGCGGCCTCGCAGATAGTCGCCGCTCAGGCACAAGCTCAAGTACAAGCGGCTGCGGCCGCGGCCGCTGCTGCTCAGGTGCAGAACGCCGTCGCCGGATATGGGAAATTGTTCGCCAGTAGCTATCCGGCGCTATCCGCGTACAGATACGCGCCATACCCGATTCCAGCCGCGGCGGTGGCCGCAGCCGCGGCAGCAGCAGCCCCAGCTCCTGCACCCGCACCACCATCCGCCGCCGCCGCGGCTGCGGCTGCTGCCGCTGCGACGCCTGCTGCTGCTGCCGCGGCTGCCGCTGCACCCGCGAATCCCTATCAAGGTTATTCGCTCACTAACGTCGACATGTCCAGCTTCCAGGGCGTCGACTGGAGTTCTATGTACGGTATGGGCATGTACGTCTAA
- the Msi gene encoding RNA-binding protein musashi isoform X2: MERRLDPRGSDLLNTPAMSASMEAANGAIEHDFHNALVPINGSHSGSSGRSTPNGGDPAPGKLFVGGLSWQTNSEKLREYFGMFGTVTDVLIMKDPVTQRSRGFGFITFAEPGSVDKVLKCPIHTLDGKKIDPKHATPKNRAKQANRTKKIFVGGVSQDTSSDEVKAYFNQFGKVEETVMLMDQQTKRHRGFGFVTFENEDVVDRVCEIHFHTIKNKKVECKKAQPKEAVQPGALALGKRVVLGALGVRLAPQPPLPVAAASQIVAAQAQAQVQAAAAAAAAAQVQNAVAGYGKLFASSYPALSAYRYAPYPIPAAAVAAAAAAAAPAPAPAPPSAAAAAAAAAAATPAAAAAAAAAPANPYQGYSLTNVDMSSFQGVDWSSMYGMGMYV, encoded by the exons CGCCAGTATGGAAGCGGCGAACGGTGCGATCGAGCACGATTTTCACAATGCCCTGGTACCTATAAACGGTAGCCATTCCGGCAGTTCCGGTCGAAGTACACCAAACGGAGGCGACCCGGCACCGGGTAAGCTGTTCGTCGGTGGCTTGTCCTGGCAGACCAACAGCGAGAAGCTCAGGGAGTACTTTGGCATGTTTGGCACCGTCACCGACGTCCTCATCATGAAGGATCCGGTTACACAG CGTAGTCGTGGATTCGGCTTCATCACGTTCGCCGAGCCGGGTAGCGTGGACAAGGTGCTGAAGTGTCCAATCCACACGTTGGATGGTAAGAAGATCGACCCGAAACACGCAACGCCGAAGAACCGCGCGAAACAGGCGAATCGCACCAAGAAGATCTTCGTCGGTGGCGTCAGTCAGGATACTAGCAGCGACGAGGTGAAGGCCTACTTCAACCAGTTCGGCAAGGTCGAGGAGACCGTGATGCTGATGGACCAACAAACTAAGCGGCACCGTGGCTTTGGGTTCGTCACATTCGAGAACGAGGACGTAGTGGATCGCGTGTGCGAGATTCACTTTCATACGATCAAGAACAAGAAGGTCGAGTGTAAGAAGGCTCAGCCGAAGGAGGCGGTTCAACCTGGCGCGTTGGCTCTCGGGAAGAGAGTGGTGTTGGGCGCTCTTGGGGTTCGATTGGCGCCTCAGCCGCCCCTTCCGGTCGCCGCGGCCTCGCAGATAGTCGCCGCTCAGGCACAAGCTCAAGTACAAGCGGCTGCGGCCGCGGCCGCTGCTGCTCAGGTGCAGAACGCCGTCGCCGGATATGGGAAATTGTTCGCCAGTAGCTATCCGGCGCTATCCGCGTACAGATACGCGCCATACCCGATTCCAGCCGCGGCGGTGGCCGCAGCCGCGGCAGCAGCAGCCCCAGCTCCTGCACCCGCACCACCATCCGCCGCCGCCGCGGCTGCGGCTGCTGCCGCTGCGACGCCTGCTGCTGCTGCCGCGGCTGCCGCTGCACCCGCGAATCCCTATCAAGGTTATTCGCTCACTAACGTCGACATGTCCAGCTTCCAGGGCGTCGACTGGAGTTCTATGTACGGTATGGGCATGTACGTCTAA
- the Msi gene encoding RNA-binding protein musashi isoform X3 codes for MFPYTTFSAVSASMEAANGAIEHDFHNALVPINGSHSGSSGRSTPNGGDPAPGKLFVGGLSWQTNSEKLREYFGMFGTVTDVLIMKDPVTQRSRGFGFITFAEPGSVDKVLKCPIHTLDGKKIDPKHATPKNRAKQANRTKKIFVGGVSQDTSSDEVKAYFNQFGKVEETVMLMDQQTKRHRGFGFVTFENEDVVDRVCEIHFHTIKNKKVECKKAQPKEAVQPGALALGKRVVLGALGVRLAPQPPLPVAAASQIVAAQAQAQVQAAAAAAAAAQVQNAVAGYGKLFASSYPALSAYRYAPYPIPAAAVAAAAAAAAPAPAPAPPSAAAAAAAAAAATPAAAAAAAAAPANPYQGYSLTNVDMSSFQGVDWSSMYGMGMYV; via the exons CGCCAGTATGGAAGCGGCGAACGGTGCGATCGAGCACGATTTTCACAATGCCCTGGTACCTATAAACGGTAGCCATTCCGGCAGTTCCGGTCGAAGTACACCAAACGGAGGCGACCCGGCACCGGGTAAGCTGTTCGTCGGTGGCTTGTCCTGGCAGACCAACAGCGAGAAGCTCAGGGAGTACTTTGGCATGTTTGGCACCGTCACCGACGTCCTCATCATGAAGGATCCGGTTACACAG CGTAGTCGTGGATTCGGCTTCATCACGTTCGCCGAGCCGGGTAGCGTGGACAAGGTGCTGAAGTGTCCAATCCACACGTTGGATGGTAAGAAGATCGACCCGAAACACGCAACGCCGAAGAACCGCGCGAAACAGGCGAATCGCACCAAGAAGATCTTCGTCGGTGGCGTCAGTCAGGATACTAGCAGCGACGAGGTGAAGGCCTACTTCAACCAGTTCGGCAAGGTCGAGGAGACCGTGATGCTGATGGACCAACAAACTAAGCGGCACCGTGGCTTTGGGTTCGTCACATTCGAGAACGAGGACGTAGTGGATCGCGTGTGCGAGATTCACTTTCATACGATCAAGAACAAGAAGGTCGAGTGTAAGAAGGCTCAGCCGAAGGAGGCGGTTCAACCTGGCGCGTTGGCTCTCGGGAAGAGAGTGGTGTTGGGCGCTCTTGGGGTTCGATTGGCGCCTCAGCCGCCCCTTCCGGTCGCCGCGGCCTCGCAGATAGTCGCCGCTCAGGCACAAGCTCAAGTACAAGCGGCTGCGGCCGCGGCCGCTGCTGCTCAGGTGCAGAACGCCGTCGCCGGATATGGGAAATTGTTCGCCAGTAGCTATCCGGCGCTATCCGCGTACAGATACGCGCCATACCCGATTCCAGCCGCGGCGGTGGCCGCAGCCGCGGCAGCAGCAGCCCCAGCTCCTGCACCCGCACCACCATCCGCCGCCGCCGCGGCTGCGGCTGCTGCCGCTGCGACGCCTGCTGCTGCTGCCGCGGCTGCCGCTGCACCCGCGAATCCCTATCAAGGTTATTCGCTCACTAACGTCGACATGTCCAGCTTCCAGGGCGTCGACTGGAGTTCTATGTACGGTATGGGCATGTACGTCTAA